In a genomic window of Allomeiothermus silvanus DSM 9946:
- a CDS encoding OsmC family protein has product MATKRVVVHQLVGHRFLGINEQGDKVLIDGDQPASGMRPMELLLAALAGCTAYDVVDIMAKKRQPLARYRVETVGERAEEHPKRYTRIVVTHIASGPNVTQEALERAVELSHTKYCSVSATLNAQIETRVVVEPWVDESPRATGEAPA; this is encoded by the coding sequence ATGGCGACGAAACGTGTTGTCGTGCACCAGTTGGTAGGTCACCGGTTTTTGGGCATCAACGAGCAGGGCGATAAGGTGTTGATTGATGGCGATCAACCCGCCAGCGGGATGCGTCCGATGGAATTGCTGCTCGCAGCCCTGGCAGGCTGCACCGCCTACGATGTGGTAGACATCATGGCCAAAAAGCGCCAACCCCTGGCGCGCTACCGGGTAGAGACGGTGGGCGAGCGGGCCGAGGAGCACCCCAAGCGCTACACCCGCATCGTGGTCACCCACATCGCCTCGGGGCCTAACGTGACCCAGGAGGCCCTCGAGCGGGCAGTGGAACTCTCCCACACCAAGTATTGCTCGGTTTCGGCCACGCTCAATGCACAGATCGAGACGCGGGTCGTGGTAGAACCCTGGGTGGATGAGAGTCCCCGCGCGACGGGGGAAGCCCCGGCCTGA
- a CDS encoding DegT/DnrJ/EryC1/StrS family aminotransferase — MIPIIDLQREYQTLKTQIDAAVGRVLASGSYIGGPEVSALEAELSSYLSSPYVITVASGTDALFIALRAMGVGPGDEVITTPFTFIATVEAIQHAGAKPVLVDIDPQTFNLEPAHLESALSERTRAILPVHLYGQPAPMREIRAFAQQHRLLILEDAAQAIGARYCAVDREPGRMAGNLGDAAGFSLYPTKNLGAYGDAGFITTSSPQIAEEARLIAAHGSKMRYHHIRPAGYTSRLDALQAAILRVKLPYLESWNTRRRHIARLYDEGLKNLVETPYQAPYSYHIYHQYTVRTPERDRLLAFLKENGVGSSVHYPLPAHLQPAYRDLAPQGSLPESEKAAQEVLSLPMHPFLEDAQVEQVIETVRRFFAA, encoded by the coding sequence ATGATTCCGATTATCGATTTGCAGCGCGAATACCAAACCCTCAAGACCCAGATTGACGCAGCAGTGGGCCGGGTGCTGGCCTCGGGGAGTTATATCGGGGGGCCGGAAGTAAGTGCTCTCGAGGCCGAACTTTCCAGCTACCTAAGCAGTCCGTACGTGATCACCGTGGCCTCGGGGACCGATGCCCTCTTCATCGCCCTGCGGGCCATGGGGGTAGGACCGGGGGACGAGGTCATCACCACCCCCTTCACCTTCATCGCCACCGTGGAGGCAATCCAGCACGCAGGGGCCAAACCGGTGCTGGTGGATATTGACCCCCAAACCTTCAACCTCGAGCCCGCCCACCTGGAGTCCGCCCTCAGCGAGCGCACAAGGGCGATTCTCCCCGTACACCTCTACGGCCAGCCCGCCCCTATGCGGGAGATCCGGGCCTTCGCCCAACAACACCGGCTGCTGATCCTGGAAGACGCCGCCCAGGCCATCGGGGCGCGCTACTGCGCGGTAGATAGGGAGCCAGGTAGAATGGCCGGGAATCTGGGCGACGCGGCAGGTTTTAGCCTCTACCCTACCAAGAACCTTGGCGCTTACGGGGATGCCGGGTTTATCACCACCTCGAGCCCGCAGATCGCCGAGGAAGCCCGTTTGATCGCAGCGCACGGCTCGAAGATGCGCTATCACCATATACGGCCAGCGGGTTACACCAGCCGCCTCGATGCTTTGCAGGCTGCCATCCTGCGGGTCAAACTTCCCTACCTGGAAAGCTGGAACACCCGCCGCCGCCACATCGCCCGCTTATACGACGAGGGGTTGAAAAACCTAGTAGAAACCCCCTACCAAGCACCCTACTCCTACCACATCTACCACCAGTACACGGTGCGCACCCCCGAGCGCGACCGGCTCCTGGCTTTTCTCAAGGAAAACGGGGTGGGCAGCAGCGTTCACTACCCCCTACCGGCCCACCTGCAACCCGCTTACCGCGACTTGGCCCCCCAAGGCAGCCTACCCGAGAGCGAAAAGGCTGCTCAAGAGGTTCTTTCCCTACCCATGCACCCCTTCCTGGAGGATGCCCAGGTCGAGCAGGTAATCGAGACCGTACGCCGTTTTTTCGCTGCCTGA
- a CDS encoding LptF/LptG family permease: MTRIDRYLLREILPPFFFGIFLYIALIAFSNLLARAQWVGGVPVTSLLQWIGLQIPFIFTQTLPLATLLGVLIGYSRLSRENELLVMQAGGISVLRTARWILLGAAALAGFSLYLSERVVPWANQQTAVVWWDKVATGTSGLGWLTGRDLKIGDYLLLFDSYDNAHQEIVNVRLQQWKGQTLSVVFAERGRLENYQLKLRGFRLYTLDLAKLPVPDFQSLDEVEQYLPQLVRAQNVSRDPQASLVITLPQNRDQLVANFAGGGFENPYPPSHWWRRLQNPTLTPTEAREARVNLHSALAVSLANLVILFLALPVAARRASSPAVALGLALGLTIAYYAVLSLGKLMALSGLIPAELGVWSANLLAVAVAFWLGKGVYR, encoded by the coding sequence ATGACCCGTATTGATCGCTACCTGCTGCGCGAGATCCTCCCGCCCTTTTTCTTCGGGATCTTTCTTTACATTGCCCTGATCGCGTTTTCCAACTTGCTAGCGCGCGCCCAGTGGGTAGGGGGGGTTCCGGTGACCAGCCTCCTCCAGTGGATTGGGCTGCAAATCCCCTTTATCTTCACCCAGACCCTCCCCCTGGCCACCTTGCTCGGGGTACTGATCGGCTATAGCCGCCTCTCCCGCGAGAACGAGCTGCTGGTGATGCAGGCCGGGGGCATCTCGGTATTGCGCACAGCCCGTTGGATTTTGCTGGGGGCGGCGGCGTTGGCCGGGTTTTCCCTGTACCTAAGCGAGCGGGTGGTACCCTGGGCCAATCAACAAACCGCCGTGGTGTGGTGGGACAAGGTGGCCACCGGTACCAGCGGGCTAGGTTGGCTCACCGGACGGGACCTAAAAATTGGAGACTATTTGCTATTGTTTGACAGCTACGACAACGCCCATCAGGAAATCGTGAACGTTCGGCTCCAGCAGTGGAAGGGCCAGACCCTGAGCGTGGTGTTTGCCGAGCGGGGGCGGCTTGAAAACTACCAGCTCAAGCTGCGGGGCTTCCGGCTGTACACCCTCGACTTGGCCAAGCTGCCGGTTCCCGACTTCCAAAGCCTGGATGAGGTGGAGCAATACCTTCCCCAACTCGTCCGGGCGCAAAACGTAAGCCGAGACCCCCAGGCCAGCCTGGTGATCACCTTGCCGCAAAACCGTGACCAGCTGGTGGCCAACTTCGCCGGGGGCGGCTTTGAGAACCCCTACCCCCCCTCGCACTGGTGGCGTCGTCTGCAAAACCCCACCCTGACCCCCACCGAGGCCCGGGAGGCTCGAGTCAACCTGCACTCGGCCCTGGCGGTCTCGCTGGCCAACCTGGTGATCCTCTTCTTGGCCTTGCCGGTAGCCGCCCGGCGGGCCAGCAGCCCGGCGGTGGCCCTGGGGCTAGCGCTAGGGCTTACCATCGCCTACTACGCCGTGCTCAGCCTGGGCAAGCTGATGGCGCTATCGGGGCTAATCCCGGCAGAACTCGGGGTCTGGAGCGCCAACCTGCTGGCAGTGGCAGTGGCTTTTTGGCTGGGGAAAGGAGTATACAGGTAG